One Papaver somniferum cultivar HN1 chromosome 10, ASM357369v1, whole genome shotgun sequence genomic window carries:
- the LOC113316302 gene encoding uncharacterized protein LOC113316302, with protein MDAETVQFKRKAWKARNTIHVFTEEDSPFDNDSIKDLDKQKVMPKRKQSTQGAEPMETNETDNSKRFKDYPEYYAETMASSFPLMTNGAYGSSTPTPEKHDKLLNSMKQLNIQKFWHVNPGGASGTTGGLVMIWKNNLDVEILDCSFNHINVKIQPTSGPPWLFTGYYGNSNNTQCKLNSWKVLEYTTSKNSLPWLVIGDFNFILHDFEKYSTQPLDHAEANIFSNKIIDLDLNDLGSIGRPFTWTNKISGPSVTKQRLDRGLSTESWLLLYPNSTITNLLSIGSDHHPIFLNTNPYLSTGKIPFKFFGPWLDHKDCKDIIFECWQKNLSGPSAFLIARKLKEVNMKLKIWNKEVYGNIKTNIEECKQHLHWLQENYFNQDRSKALQTAIKVLREWQDIEEKFWKIKSRDQYIKLGDKNTSYFHRTTKSRLRRNKIDTIQDSSGNCIENYQDIKQCFTNHFSKMATSESPSMNTEILNLIPTVITTEDNKNLNRIPEDSEVKVILFIMAKDKAPGPDGFPPNFLQANWDIIGDDLVKMVQHFFKRGLKGNKGSMGIKIDMAKAFDRVDWKFLHTILVKIGFNSEWSNKIMQRISTTSTVVLLNGSPDKFFNPTRGLRRGDPLSPYLFFFCMEALSRTLSHDEEFGLISGVKICRNAPSINHLLFVDDYMVFCKENTIEAQNLKDILNIFGDTSGQLINFSKSGVFFSKDTDPGLMPTICKLLGVQILPTNDKYLGSPLFTHRSKIQSFKPGVDKMKRNLSSWNNSPLNPAGREVIIKYVTSIASIYQMNCFRIPKQTCQNMNKVQRDFFWGKNLENPTGYYPKAWTDICKPKDLGGLGFMNMELFNSAMITKIGWRLDQDKDSLWYKLMDAKYLFGRNVLSMNTKAKDGDSWIWKGVLEDIQNIQQHYQKEWNIQLIQKIFSSDTAQVITNLDIHPREEDIIHWNLNNTGKFSIKALYKAKIENLYRNDQTTRDWRAIWNLEVAPAVKSFLWKCAHEVLPTNAKTASILHYVDPICKLCNCGEETMTRMFLNCPAAT; from the exons ATGGATGCTGAAACTGTCCAGTTCAAAAGGAAGGCTTGGAAAGCTAGAAACACAATTCATGTCTTCACTGAAGAAGATTCACCCTTTGATAATGACAGTATTAAGGATTTGGACAAGCAGAAAGTCATGCCAAAAAGGAAGCAATCAACTCAGGGTGCAGAGCCTATGGAAACCAATGAAACAGACAACAGCAAAAGATTCAAAGACTACCCAGAATACTATGCTGAAACTATGGCTTCAAGCTTTCCCCTTATGACTAATGGTGCTTATGGCTCATCAACACCAACCCCTGAG AAACATGATAAACTTTTAAATTCTATGAAACAACTTAATATCCAAAAATTTTGGCATGTTAATCCTGGTGGGGCTAGTGGTACAACTGGTGGCTTAGTAATGATATGGAAGAACAATCTTGATGTTGAGATTCTAGATTGTTCTTTTAACCATATCAATGTTAAAATACAGCCTACTAGTGGCCCTCCCTGGCTCTTCACTGGTTAttatggtaattctaataatactCAGTGTAAACTAAATTCTTGGAAAGTTTTGGAGTATACTACTTCCAAGAACTCCCTCCCTTGGTTGGTTATTGGTGATTTCAACTTTATTttacatgattttgaaaaatacagTACCCAACCACTGGACCATGCTGAAGCTAATATTTTTAGTAACAAGATTATTGATCTGGATCTAAATGATTTAGGCAGCATTGGCCGCCCTTTCACTTGGACAAATAAGATAAGTGGGCCTTCTGTCACTAAGCAGAGATTGGATAGAGGATTATCCACTGAGTCCTGGCTCCTCCTATATCCAAACTCTACTATCACTAATCTTTTATCTATTGGCTCTGATCACCATCCCATTTTTCTTAACACTAATCCGTACTTGAGTACTGGTAAAATCCCTTTCAAGTTCTTTGGTCCTTGGCTAGACCATAAGGATTGTAAGGATATCATTTTTGAATGTTGGCAGAAGAACTTATCTGGTCCTAGCGCTTTTCTAATTGCTAGAAAACTCAAAGAGGTCAATATGAaactcaaaatatggaacaaagaaGTTTATGGCAACATAAAGACAAACATTGAAGAATGTAAGCAACATCTGCATTGGCTACAAGAAAACTACTTCAATCAGGACAGAAGTAAAGCCTTACAAACTGCAATAAAAGTTCTCAGAGAATGGCAAGACATTGAAGAAAAATTTTGGAAAATCAAAAGCAGAGACCAATATATCAAATTGGGAGATAAGAATACAAGTTATTTCCACAGAACTACAAAAAGCAGATTAAGGAGGAACAAGATAGATACCATCCAAGATAGTTCTGGAAACTGTATTGAAAACTACCAAGACATAAAGCAATGCTTCACCAACCACTTCTCAAAAATGGCTACTTCAGAATCTCCTTCTATGAATACTGAAATCCTTAACCTCATTCCTACAGTCATAACCACTGAAGATAACAAAAATCTTAATAGAATTCCTGAAGATAGTGAGGTCAAAGTTATTCTCTTCATCATGGCCAAAGATaaagctccaggaccagatggcttCCCACCTAACTTCTTACAAGCGAATTGGGACATTATAGgagatgacctagttaaaatggtccaacatttcttcaa AAGAGGTCTTAAAGGCAACAAAGGAAGTATggggatcaagattgatatggctaaagcctttgacagaGTGGACTGGAAGTTTCTGCATACAATTTTGGTCAAAATTGGCTTCAACTCTGAATGGAGCAACAAGATTATGCAACGCATATCCACTACTTCTACTGTTGTCCTTCTAAATGGCTCCCCTGACAAATTCTTTAACCCTACTAGAGGACTCAGGCGAGGAGACCCCctgtctccttacctgtttttTTTCTGCATGGAGGCTCTATCCAGAACCTTATCTCATGATGAAGAGTTCGGTCTCATCTCTGGAGTAAAAATTTGTAGAAATGCCCCATCCATAAATCATCTCCTCTTTGTTGATGATTATATGGTTTTCTGTAAGGAAAACACTATTGAAGCACAGAATCTCAAGGATATCCTCAACATTTTTGGAGATACTTCTGGCCAACTCATCAACTTCAGCAAATCAGGAGTCTTCTTCAGCAAGGACACTGATCCAGGTCTTATGCCTACTATCTGCAAGCTGCTTGGAGTTCAAATTCTACCTACAAATGACAAGTATCTAGGCTCTCCTTTATTTACCCATAGAAGCAAGATCCAATCTTTCAAACCAGGAGTGGATAAGATGAAGAGAAACCTGTCTAGCTGGAATAATTCCCCACTGAACCCAGCTGGAAGAGAAGTTATAATAAAATATGTCACCTCTATAGCGAGCATCTATCAAATGAATTGTTTCAGAATCCCAAAGCAAACCtgtcaaaatatgaacaaagtaCAAAGAGATTTCTTCTGGGGAAAGAACCTGGAAAACCCCACAGGATACTACCCAAAAGCCTGGACGGACATTTGCAAACCTAAGGATCTTGGTGGATTAGGTTTTATGAATATGGAGCTTTTCAACAGTGccatgataacaaaaataggaTGGAGACTGGATCAGGACAAGGATTCTCTCTGGTACAAACTGATGGATGCCAAATATTTATTTGGAAGAAATGTTCTCAGCATGAACACCAAAGCTAAAGATGGAGACTCCTGGATATGGAAAGGGGTTTTAGAAGATATTCAGAACATACAACAACACT ATCAAAAGGAATGGAATATTCAACTCATACAAAAAATCTTTAGCTCTGACACTGCTCAAGTCATCACTAATCTTGATATTCACCCCAGAGAAGAAGACATTATTCACTGGAATCTCAACAACACAGGAAAATTCTCTATTAAAGCTCTATACAAAGCCAAAATAGAGAATCTCTATAGAAATGATCAAACAACAAGAGACTGGAGAGCTATATGGAATTTGGAAGTGGCACCAGCTGTCAAAAGTTTtctctggaaatgtgctcatgaagTTCTGCCAACTAATGCCAAAACTGCAAGCATTCTCCACTATGTTGATCCCATATGCAAATTATGCAACTGTGGGGAGGAAACTATGACACGCATGTTCCTCAACTGTCCTGCTGCCACTTAA